The DNA segment ATTTTTGGCGGGCATTTCAGAAAAGATTAGGTGCCAAGGTCAATTTGAGCACcgcttccatccacagaccgatggtcAGGCAAAAAGGACCATTCAGACTCTCAAAAATATATTGCGagcatgtgttatagattttggaggtaattgggatgatcatttgccactgaTAGAaattgcttacaataatagctatcaggcCAACAttggtatggctccttatgaagcgtTGTATGGGCAAAGATGTAGGTCTCTAGTGGATTGGTTTGAACCAGCAGAAGTGCCGTTGATTGGTCCAGAGTTTGTTTGTGAGGCCTTAGAGAAAGTCCAGCTAATAAGATAAAGACAAAAAgcggctcagagtcgtcaaaagtcctattctGACAAGAGGCATCATGAAttagagttcatggttggtgataaggtatttttgaaagtttcaccaatgaaaggagttatgaggtttggtaagaaagagGAAACTTCGTCCTGGATTTATCGGACCTTATGAGATTATAGAGAAGAAGGGAAACATGGCTTATGAGCTAGCGTTGCCCGTTGAGTTGTCCTCTGTTTATCTTGtctttcatgtatctatgcttagAAAATACATTCATGATGAGTAACATATAATACCTGCCGACGCTATATAAATTAAAGaaggcttgacttatgaagaggtacctatagaaattttcgataggcaagtaagaaagttgagaacaaaagatatagcatcggtaaaagttttgtggaataatcatgattcaaaagaggctgcatgggaggtcgaggaagatatgaggaagaagtatccttatttatttgaggaaCAAGGTATGTGAACCTAGGTTTGGCTTGAcatttatcttttatttattaaatacaagttagCAAGTATTTATGTCCTTACTAGATTATACTTAGTTGTTGAAGTAATTTAGTTTCTATCAGAGTAGATTTAGTTATTAAATAATTTAGTACCATGCCAGAGTACATTTAATTCATTAAAGTGATTTACTTTTGCTGAAGTGTTGTGTTTTAGATTTTGGTTGGTTATTGTGGTACCTCCTTGCCGGAGTGTAAGTAATTAGTTTATGAGTTGTgtatggtgcctatgaatggCCTGTTATGGTATATCTAATTGTTGGTGTAGTTGTGGTATTGGTGACAGGGATatttttttggatagtccaatttacaggggagactctgccgaaatttttgaaaatttaaggagttagccaaaatttAGAGTCCCTTGGGAAAGTGAGTAGTGTTAAGAAATCTTAAGAAGTTCAAGGACTTAAAGAATGATTGCTAGCTTAAGAATAAGGCCctagcaacattcgaggacgaatatttttaAGGAGAAAATATTATAACACTTTTCAAATCTATAAAAATTTCAAGACacgctaaatatagaatttaattttttttttaatcttcccttaagtgcataaaaattatacttttattacggatttaaacccttgtgattgattttgagttacttctctatttataaataattggatatacaattaggggaatattaataattttaatattattaattattaaaagtaggtataattaaatactacttaagttaaaacaaccaaaaaaaaaacaaaaaagggaaaacaataaaagaaagcaCGTGACAGCCTTAGCCCATAAAGGGCCGTGCAAGGCAAAAGGATTAAACAAAAGGCTTAATGGCTTAAACAAACCAGAACGCCTCCCGTTCTGTTTACTCACGCACAACAAAAGGGCTTAAAGCCTTATACGAAACAGAGGCACCAACCAAATTTCTCAAGCACTAAAAATTCTAGGGTTATTTACAGATCACTAATTCTTGAACTCAGATATATAAATTTCCTATTGTCAATTATCCTACAATAgtaggtaagaattgaatagttaattcccttctttCTCTATATAAAcagtaaatttcatgtttaagtataaaactttaaaaatgattaaaatgcactggttattgtagaatcgattgtttgacGGGTATAAATTTGATTGGGGTCTACGTATTGGTTCGaagagttttgaggtgagttgatataaccctttattaaaatggtttaactcacaaaagcacgcatacaaggtgtttgatgaattgttTAAAAGAGTTAATATGTACTTAATCGGAGCGAGTGCGTACttattaacttagaattgttctagctaaagtttagatgatttattatgatatatgtgcgtaaattttcagatttttgtgttaaTCTTATATGCTATTCtcatgttgaaaattcatgaagaagcaagaatctttagaaatacttttgaatgtttatttcattcttatgctaTGCTTTACATGTACGGATACCAGTATGAGTATGTATAGGATGTTCCAGAAaatatttagacttgaaaagtcacaagaagaagttttagaaagaaaagattttgaaAGTATCCTCtgttctgagaaggggtcatcgtcgaggccgagggtcctgaccgAGGCATtagacttcctgaaactacttgtgccaaagtagggagcacacgagccgaaGGTCTCGTtactgagaatttacttagccaaGCTAAGGTATGATACACGAGCattgagaaccatgaagcgagtggcacctcgtggattgggcctattcgatcaggttgggatcgaacccgtgccgatcacacggtgactaagACAGAAATAAGTCAGGATACTTGGAACTCCcgaagtataaagtgaagtatttttttataagaaagaaaaagaaaagaatttcttttagaatattcataaactgctattatgcaattattttagaattgttcttagAAGCTTTATGTTTTCTAGGCATTTAGAATCTTTGCTCGTAATGTATAATTTATTAATGTTTCGTCCCCTgtcgttgagactcactgagtacaatggatggtgcttacgttctcttttgggaacctacgttggtttgcggtacaacgtaggaaccggtTTTGCAGGTGAGCACGCTACGGGTTAGGACTTCCCTCACTTCCAGTGcaattggtgagctccgcttttgttcgcgGAGTACTCGTTTGAGTCGTCATtatttagctatttctttgtttacttagagGACTGGCCAGGAATCTCATGTCCTGaccagtgcgtcagtttatcagtagaggcttcatagacacagtCGTTGGGTTAAGATTCATGTATATTTGATAATAACTTTGCAATATTTCAATAGTTACTACGAATAAATTTTTGGAGttggtttattttagatatttaaattaattaaaagtatttcgttaaagtattgccttgttgcatataaagtttgaagttataatagatttgataagtgcagatggttcgctcggtcaagTTTAGTGATCGGGTGCCGGTCACGACTTGatcagaaaatgggtcgtgacaattttagaGAAAGAGCTCTCATCTCTAACATCTGTTTTTGGAGATGTTGCAAAAGTGCATCATGAGCATGAAATTCTTTAAGGTCTGTAAAAGCGTACTATCAATTTGGCATATGAAGCTGAAGTTGCCATTGACTCTATTCTTGCTCAATATAATGCTCTTTGGCATTTATTTTGCTCATTTCCTGCAAGTAAAAGAGATCAAGAATATTCGTGAGAAGGTGACTGAGATGTGGTTTATGAACCTCCTTCCTCTTAAGCCCTGCTCTGTGATAGAGCCAACTAAGCATCTGCCAATTCAACATAGCAATCTTAGGAATGATGAGGAGATAGTGGGCTTTGAGAATGAGACAAAAAGTATACTTCGGCTTATGATTCGAGGAACAAATGAGCTTGATGTCATCCCAATTGTTGGGATAGGTGACCAGGTAAAACTACTATTGCTAGAAAGGTGTATAATGACAACATCGTATCTCATTTTGATGTTCGAGCATGGTGCACCATTTCCCAAATACATAACCGGAGAGAGGTGTTACAAGAGATTTTCAGGTCCAAGTACAAGGTTGATGAGGTTGGCGAACTTGCTGACATGTTGAGGAAAAGCTTAGTGGGAAAGAGATACCTCATTGTCTTGGATGATATATGGGATGGTATGGCGTGGGATGAGTTAAGATTATCTTTCCCAGATGGTAGAAATGGAAGTAGAATAGTAGGGACAACTCGACTTGACAAAGTGAGTGAGGATGTCAAGCAACATAGTGATCCGTATTTCCTTCCATTCCTCACACCCGAAGAGAGTAGGGAATTGTTGCAGAAAAAAGTGTTTCAAAACGAAGCTTGCCCACCTGAACTACACGATGTGTGTCTAGATGTTGCAAGAATATGCAAAGGGCTGCCACTAGTGGTTGTCTTAGCAGCTGGaataattaaaaagaagaaaatggaagaatTTTAGTGGCATGAGGTTAAAGATGCTCTATTTTACTAATCAAAGCAAATGAAccaacaaataataaaagaaatctgCAACAAGCAGATACAGACATACAACTAACAGTGTGAATAACAACAAATTTCCGACGTCTATATCCAGGACATTATTTATGTACTTTAACAAAATATGGTGCATAAAAACAAGTTTAATATATTTGTCGACTGAATACTGCTGAAATATTCTTCTACTATGTAAtatttcatcttcatcatcatcctctCTTATAAGAATGTGTAGCAATAATACTCACAAACAGAAATCGTTCCAGACACGGTGTATTTGATTGTTAATTAGAATGATAGGCAACTCTTGAGCTGTAACAGTACTACTTGCACATTAACTAATGCAACCATTGACTTTGAAGGCCAATAGGAATGGATTATCACCTGCAGATTAGCTGTCTCTCTGTATTAATAATACGATAAGCCCGCCGTTATTCATTAAATAATTCTTCCATTGACTTTTGGTAGCATTTAGATCCAGTCCAATAAACATTGAATGTTAGTTTGATTGAACCATAATTATTCATTCACTAATCTTGTTAGAGTATGCTAATGAGAGAAGGCCCTATAGACCGAAACCTTTCCTCCTTCCAACCTTTTATGCTGATATTAATCTTCACTTGTCATTAGAAGTTTTCTCCTACTGCAAACTTTGGTCTTTATCAGGTATATATTTCAATAATTCTTTTCTAATCTCACTTGACACGTTATATCCGAAAATAATTATTTGTCTCTTCAGCTATCATTGAAGTGAATTTGTTGAACCATGATTTAGCATTATAACCCCAGCAATATATTAGACACTGACAGTTTAGCTTTCTTCCTAAAATTTAACATCTTAAGAACGGAGAAGTGAAATGAAGCAACATTTACAATAGAAAGTAAGAAAATAGGAGGTTTGTGAAATTTTCCATAACCAAAATGGCAAGGAAGGTGTGTATAATCTTTCACATTAATTGTAGCTTCTAACAGTAGATATTGAAAGAGAAATGTTATTCTTAATGAAACTAATATTTCAAGAGTATGGTGAACTTGCAGGAATTATCTAAGGAAGATGGCTCGTAATGAAATTGAGGATATGTTAGATCACCTAAGAAGGATCAAGATTGGAGGTGATCTGAATAGTGTCAAGATTGATGAAATTGAGACACTTGAATTGGAGCTACGATTTTTGAGAACCTTTATAAAGTACTATCATTTTCTTTTGCCTGATTCCTTAGCCAAAATCATAAAGAAGGCCCAATTGATTGTGGAAATGCTTCACTCAGTTTTTGGTGGAATTCCAGATGAATGCAAAACTAACCTTAATGTGGAAAGGCTAGTATCACATTTGCTGGAGTTCATTGGAGGTAATGCCAGTTCAAGCTACAGTTATGAATTGAATGATTCCTATCTATCGGAATATATGGATTGCCTCGTCAAGAATCTAAATGATATACTGGTATCGCTGGAATTGGATGAGTCTGAAACTCTTTTGACGGATGGACTACTCCAGATAAATCGATGTTTAAAGCAAGTGAAAACCATTCAAAAGAAAATGAGCTTTTTTAGATACTTATATGCTACGGAGATGAATGGTTACATCGACCATGAGAAGCTGGAAGGTCTGGAGACTCGAATTCGGTTCATGGCTGACAATGTGGGACAATTCTGTTTTTCTTTGTGGATCTTGGATGAGGACGAAGATGATCTAAATAATATCTTAAGTAAACCTCCTTATCTACTATGCCTGATTATGCTTGTGGAACTGGAAATGAAGAAGATTTTTCGTGGTGAACTAAAAGGTTCGAAGTTTACCCAATCAAGAACTTTCAAGGACAAAAAATTGCCAAAAGGATTTTTGCATCATCTCCGTACTCTACTGGTGTATCTCAGTAACATAATTCTTGAGAACTTTCCAAATAATGTTTCTGCTCGAAATTTTGATTTGGCAATAGAGTTCTTGTTGGTTTTTCTTGCTGATGTGCCAAATCGATTTATTAATGGTAAGAGGTTGAATGAGGTCTTGGAAAAGGTTGTTGCACTTGTGGGTGAAACATTATTTTTAAGTCAAAAGCTTCTTGCGAGCTCTACAATCAAATATCACACCAGCAAGACTAATCTTACCCTGACAGAGATAATTGAGAGAAGTGAAAATTTAAAGGCACAAGTAGAAGAGAGGTACTACAAATCCTTAAAATTCATTCCCTATGGTCAGTTTCCCACAGTTGGTGGAGTCAGCTTTTTGGgttctcttttaaggaagttggATGAAATGTTGAAATCTGAATCAGGTTTAGTCATGTTGAAGCCTCATATTGTCATTTTAGAGAAAGAGCTCTCATCTCTAACATCCATTATAAGAGATGTCACAAAGGTGCAACATGAACATGAAATTCTTAAAGATCTTCAGAGGCGTACTATCAATTTGTCATATGAAGCTGAAGTTGTCATTGACTCTATACTTGCTCAATATAATTCACTTTGGCATCTCTTTTGCTCACTTCCTACAATCATAGAAGAGATCAAGCATATTAGTGTGGAGGTGACAGAGATGTGGTCGGAAAACCTTGATCTTAAGCCTTGCTATGTGGTAGAGCCATCTAAACATTTGCCAACTCAACAAAGCAATACTGTGAATGATGAGGAGATAGTTGGTTTTGAGAATGAAGCAGAACAAATAATTCGATATCTGATTCAAGGTACAAATGAGCTAGATACCATCCCAATTGTAGGCATGGGGGGACAAGGGAAAACGACTATTGCTAGAAAGGTGTATGACAATAAAATGATTGCTTCTCACTTTGATGGTCTAGCATGGTGTTGCATTTCCCAAACATATAACTGGATAGATTTACTACGAGAGATCCACAGTCAAGTTTCGAAGAACAAGGTAGATAAGGATGATGAACTCGCTCACATGTTGAAGAAAAGCTTAATGGGCAGGAGATATCTGATTGTCTTGGATGATATGTGGGATGTTAAGGCATGGGATGACTTAAGATTATCTTTCCcaaatgatgaaaatggaagTAGAATAATAGTAACAACTCGACTTGAGGAAGTGAGTAAGCAAGTCAAGCAACATACTGATCCTTATTCTCTTCCATTCCTCACACAAGAAAAGAGTTGCCAACTGCTGCAGAAAAAAGTGTTCCAACAGGAAGATTGCCCACCTGAACTACAAGATGTCAGTCTAGAAGTTGCAAAAACATGCAAAGGACTGCCTCTTGTTGTTGTCTTGGCAGCTGgaattattaaaaagaagaaaatggaagaatCTTGGTGGCGTGAGGTTAAAGATGCTCTATTTTCCTATGTTGGCAAGTCTGAAGGATATAGTCTTTCAACTATGCAGTTAAGTTATGATAACTTGCCCGATTATTTAAGACCTTGCCTTCTTTATATGGGGGTGTTTCCGGAGGATGCGAGAATTCCAGTGTCTAAGTTGATAAGCTTATGGATCGCGGAAGGCTTCGTGAAGAACATTGAATCTGGGAGGTTGGAAGAGGTAGCTGAAGGTTACTTGTTGGATCTCATTAGCAGTAACGTGGTAATGGTTTCAAGGAGAAGGTATAACGGTAAAGTCAAATACTGCAACGTTCATGATGTAGTGCTTCACTTTTGTTTTCGGAAGAGTAGAGAAGAAAAGTTTATGTTGGCAGTGAAGGGGCATCATACCTACTTTGAACCTTTAGTTTGGACGATAAACGGCCCCATTGTAACTAAGCTTTCAGAGTTTGCAGTGAAGGGCCAATTTCAACCTTCCAATTGGAAGGAAAGTCGACTGATCTTCAATTTCACTGATGAGCCTTTCAAAACACGGAAGCCTTTCCACCAACACTTGAGGTCACTGATAA comes from the Nicotiana tabacum cultivar K326 chromosome 14, ASM71507v2, whole genome shotgun sequence genome and includes:
- the LOC142161778 gene encoding putative late blight resistance protein homolog R1A-3, whose amino-acid sequence is MARNEIEDMLDHLRRIKIGGDLNSVKIDEIETLELELRFLRTFIKYYHFLLPDSLAKIIKKAQLIVEMLHSVFGGIPDECKTNLNVERLVSHLLEFIGGNASSSYSYELNDSYLSEYMDCLVKNLNDILVSLELDESETLLTDGLLQINRCLKQVKTIQKKMSFFRYLYATEMNGYIDHEKLEGLETRIRFMADNVGQFCFSLWILDEDEDDLNNILSKPPYLLCLIMLVELEMKKIFRGELKGSKFTQSRTFKDKKLPKGFLHHLRTLLVYLSNIILENFPNNVSARNFDLAIEFLLVFLADVPNRFINGKRLNEVLEKVVALVGETLFLSQKLLASSTIKYHTSKTNLTLTEIIERSENLKAQVEERYYKSLKFIPYGQFPTVGGVSFLGSLLRKLDEMLKSESGLVMLKPHIVILEKELSSLTSIIRDVTKVQHEHEILKDLQRRTINLSYEAEVVIDSILAQYNSLWHLFCSLPTIIEEIKHISVEVTEMWSENLDLKPCYVVEPSKHLPTQQSNTVNDEEIVGFENEAEQIIRYLIQGTNELDTIPIVGMGGQGKTTIARKVYDNKMIASHFDGLAWCCISQTYNWIDLLREIHSQVSKNKVDKDDELAHMLKKSLMGRRYLIVLDDMWDVKAWDDLRLSFPNDENGSRIIVTTRLEEVSKQVKQHTDPYSLPFLTQEKSCQLLQKKVFQQEDCPPELQDVSLEVAKTCKGLPLVVVLAAGIIKKKKMEESWWREVKDALFSYVGKSEGYSLSTMQLSYDNLPDYLRPCLLYMGVFPEDARIPVSKLISLWIAEGFVKNIESGRLEEVAEGYLLDLISSNVVMVSRRRYNGKVKYCNVHDVVLHFCFRKSREEKFMLAVKGHHTYFEPLVWTINGPIVTKLSEFAVKGQFQPSNWKESRLIFNFTDEPFKTRKPFHQHLRSLITTTERVIRSWDPYLLVSKLRLLKVLDLSSYEVNILLSSTLLPLIYLKFLAVYTHKFVFHPKPHLRHLETLIVKCAGNCTRLPAVFWKMKKLRHVEISWTDFDLENNKQRIFKESSKLESLRILKNVVHRIRDAYGLLDVLSRSCPNLQELAIKFIDYIDSDSEDDADNVNDSAEICLNLESLTQLLILRLFIPSSQVVSKLHLPSCLKKLVLHTARIENTISFIAGLPSLEYLKLRDPRWGESEELQSEEWCLGDITFHKLKFLKLDRLVISRWEASEESFPLLETLVIRWCNELEEIPNSFTDIQTLKQIKVLSCSKDSLKASAVRIKEEVEDIEGCDRVDIIIKDVYGNLRKMW